From the Gammaproteobacteria bacterium genome, the window CTGATCGCTCAGGCGTTTCACTGGGTGATCGTGGTGCTGGTAATCGCGCAATTCGTGCTCGGCTTCACGGCGCATGGCTTGCCGATCAGTCTCGAGCGGCTGGTGCTGCTCGCGCGCCACAAGTCGATCGGCATCACTATCTTCGTGCTCGTGGTATTACGGCTCGCGTGGCGGCTTTATTCCAGACCGCCGCCGCTGCCGCCGGCTCCGCATCCGCTGTTCGACACCGCGGCGCGTGTGTCGCACGGCTTGCTGTACGCGCTGCTGCTCGCCATGCCGCCGGTTGGCTGGCTGTATTCATCGGCTTCGCATCTCACGGTCGCGTGGTTCCG encodes:
- a CDS encoding cytochrome b produces the protein MVPLRNTRERYGLIAQAFHWVIVVLVIAQFVLGFTAHGLPISLERLVLLARHKSIGITIFVLVVLRLAWRLYSRPPPLPPAPHPLFDTAARVSHGLLYALLLAMPPVGWLYSSASHLTVAWFRLFPLPNLIGPDKQLAQALLLTHESMAWLLLATVTLHVLAALWHHFLLKDAVLLRMLPFSQIRNRKQESA